From a single Miscanthus floridulus cultivar M001 chromosome 8, ASM1932011v1, whole genome shotgun sequence genomic region:
- the LOC136474255 gene encoding early nodulin-like protein 5, whose amino-acid sequence MAVAAGSSRDLPALMILTGVFFLLVAPGGVAAEAAAAPPAGLEFRVGGPRGWRVPDANTSYDWWAMNNRFHVGDHLYFKYANDSVLVVDRLAFDACNASEPLAAFADGATKFRLDRPGFFCFISGEPGHCEEGQRLIVRVMVHPALAAAPGPAASAPGAPTQLGHGGGGDGRPGPSGCSCSDASSGVGAAIAAAAGVAIAAAMATVVSLVLMLQ is encoded by the exons ATGGCGGTGGCCGCAGGAAGCTCCCGCGATCTCCCCGCGCTGATGATCCTCACCggcgtcttcttcctcctcgttgCTCCCGGCGGCGTCGCCGCGGAGGCAGCAGCCGCGCCGCCCGCGGGGCTGGAGTTCCGCGTGGGCGGGCCGCGCGGGTGGCGCGTCCCGGACGCCAACACCAGCTACGACTGGTGGGCCATGAACAACCGCTTCCACGTCGGCGACCACCTCT ATTTCAAGTACGCGAACGACTCGGTGCTGGTGGTCGACCGCCTAGCCTTCGACGCCTGCAACGCCAGCGAGCCGCTCGCCGCGTTCGCCGACGGCGCCACCAAGTTCCGCCTCGACCGCCCCGGCTTCTTCTGCTTCATCAGCGGCGAGCCAGGGCACTGCGAGGAAGGCCAGAGGCTCATCGTGCGCGTCATGGTGCACCCGGCCCTGGCCGCGGCGCCTGGCCCGGCGGCCTCGGCGCCTGGAGCTCCGACACAGCtgggccacggcggcggcggcgacgggcgcCCCGGGCCGTCGGGGTGCTCGTGCTCCGACGCCTCCTCCGGTGTTGGCGCAGCgatcgccgctgccgccggcgtCGCCATCGCGGCGGCAATGGCTACGGTTGTTAGTCTCGTCTTGATGCTCCAGTGA